TAGTGATTTCGATGTCACTAGCAAATTCATAATATTTCTGTAAACCATCAAACAATCGCTGATACTGCGCAATGGGCAACAACGACGGCGTACCACCTCCGATAAATATAGAGCCAATCTCACGCCCTTGGGTCAATATCTGCTGCATGGCGGCATCTTGCAACAGTGCATCTACATACTCATCATACATGGACAGCTGACCGTCTACTGGTAGCTCATGTGAATTAAAATCACAATAGGGGCATTTTTTGACACACCACGGGATATGGATATATAACGCCAATGGAATGTCTTTCACCTCTATTGCATTCGAATGAGCATCATGAAGAGGGTTTGATTGCTGAAACAGGTGATTAGGTTTGATATTTGACATAAACGGACTTATCTATAAATAGGTAACTGCCATCAATAGCAGAAAATACCGCTAGGATAACGGCTAAGCACGGTAAAAAAAAGCCTAACTTCAAGAAAAGTCTATCAATAACAAAACCAGTAACAAACGTTCAAGTTAAACATTCTTGGTCATAGGCAAAATAACTGAAAACCCCTATTATTATACAAAATCGTTATAAATGACCAACTATACGCGACTCTCAACTTAATATGGGCTATCGTAGGCTGGCGCTTTTAGCCCAGTCAATCGTAACAATTTGCCAAAAACGCTGGGCTAAAGCCACAGCCTACGCCAAAAATTATGATAGTTGAGAGTGGGGTAACTATTATAATTTTTAGCCGCGCTCGAGGATTCTTTTATACTCTGCCTGTCTATTGTTATTAAGAATGGGCTTGCTCATAGTATTTATCGGAGTATTATCGTCACACGCCTCCTGTTGTGCTGTCTCGTTATTGATTTACTGATGACCATATTTCTTCATTAACAAAATCTGTTTATCAAACATAATTATCGTAAAGAATAAAAGTTGCTCCTTATGGTTTTCCCCTTGTCTTTTGTAGATTTCAAAAGCTACAGCTTACGCTTAGGCGTACTTGCCCTTCCCATCTTAATCACCCAGTTTTGTCAAGCGGCGCTTGGTGTTGTCGATGCCATTATGGCAGGTCAAGTTTCGGCGCTTGACTTGGCTGCCGTCGCCGTCGGTTCAGGTATTTGGCTGCCTTTATTTTTATTAGCAACAGGCATTTTGATTGCGACCACGCCTCTGATCGGTGAAGCCATCGGTCAGAAACAACTTGATAAAGTACCGCATATCACCCAGCAGTCGTTATGGACGGCTGCTGTCATTGGTATCCTTGGTTTTATTATTGTAAATTTAGCACCCAATGTACTCGCCCTCATGGGGGTCCCTGAAAATATCCAACCGATAGCAACCCAGTATTTGCATGGCGTATCATTTGGTTTCCCTGCGATTGCTGTTTATGCGGTGCTGCGTAGTTACTGTGAAGCGCTTGGTCGACCTGAGCCGGTGACCGTTATTAGTATTATAGGGCTGCTTGCAGATATCCCACTCAACTATATATTTATCCACGGCTTGTTTGGCATGCCTGAGATGGGCGGCGCAGGGTGCGGGGTGGCAACTGCCATCGTTTTGTGGATTAACGTCTTATTATTAGCCGCTTATACCAGCTTTACTAAGCGTCATCAATTTGCCAGTACGCGCTTTTTTTATGCCTTTGCCAGTCCAAATCGGGCACAAATAAAAAAACTATTAAAGCTTGGTATTCCGATCGGCGTTTCTATCTTTTTTGAAGCCAGCTTATTTAGTTTAGGCGCACTGGTCATCAGTCCATTAGGTGAGCTGGCAACCGCATCGCATCAAGTCGCCCTGTCGGTGACCTCACAGCTGTTTATGATCCCCATCTCAGTCGCTATGGCACTGACCATTATGGTGTCCAACCACTTTGGTGAAAAAAACCTGATGGCACTACGTCAAGTACAAGCAACGGGTCTCATATGGACTGTGCTCATTGCCATGGCTTGTATGATTGGGGTTTGGTTATTTAGACCACAATTGGCAGCGGCATTCACTGACAACCCTGTGGTACGAGCGCAAGCCATGCATCTGCTCATCTTTGCACTTGCTTATCAGCTTTTTGATGGCTGGCAAGTCAATGTCGCTGGCATATTACGTGGCATGCAAGACACGACGATACCAATGTGGGTTACCCTATTTTGCTACTGGATAGTGGCACTACCGCTTGGTATTTATTTAGTACGCTTCACCGATATTGGGGCGCAAGGTTTTTGGATGGCTTTAATCACCGGATTATTCTTATCTTCAATTCTACTTACCATACGTTTGTGCTACCAACAAAAACGTTTATTGGCTATGTGGAGCTAACGATAGGACTGGGTTTACACAAGTTTATCTAAATGTCACTTCTAACAATCATAACTGGCGCTCGTAAGTCACATAGACTATGATAAATTCTTGAGCATTGGTTATTCAAACGAGTGCTTACGTCATAATATGTAAAAAAATTTAGTTAACAACTGTACATCGATTGCTCATTGCCGTGAATATAGGTATCATTAGCAATTATCTACACAATATTTAGTTACACTATTTTTCTCGGATTTGTTACAAGGCAAAAATACAATTATGGATATTGAAAAAATACGCACCCTCATTGCACTCATGGAAGAAAGCGAACTGGTTAATTTGGAAATCAGCTCAGATGACGAGCATATCAGTTTGACTCGTCACTATGATGCACCGGCGCCAACGATGATGGCGGCACCTACTGCTGGCGCTGCACCTATTGCTACTGAAGCGAAGCCTGCCATGAAACCGGGCAGTGTTGAGACGTCGCCTATGGTTGGCGTTTATTACTCAGCCCCTAGTCCTAATGACCCACCATTTATAAAGGTTGGACAAAAAGTACAGGCTGGTGATACGCTTGGTATCATCGAGGCAATGAAAATCATGAACCCCCTTGAAGCGACTCAAAGCGGTGTCATTGACGAGATATTGGTCACTAATTCTGAAGTTGTACAGTTTGGTCAGCCTATCGTACGCTACAAAGCGTAACCAGATTTGCCAACCTTTACTTCGTTATGATGGAGAGCCTGCTATTTATCAGGCAATATCACTTTATAGTACTACCTAGGCTATTTTAGCTTAACTTGATCATATCTAAGCTTAAAGATATCAACGTTAGATAATCACTAGGTTAGATAATCACTAGGCTTAATAATAAAGTTTGATATTGCTCAATATAGCGACTCCATTAAAAAACGCCGCTTCAACAAGGATGACCCCATGATAAAAAAACTGCTCATCGCCAATAGAGGTGAGATTGCCCTACGTATCGTTCGCGCCTGTAAAGCCCTTGGTATTGAAACCGTCGGTGTTTACTCTACGGCTGATGCCAATTTGATGCACTTACGCTTTGTTGATGAAGCCATCTGTATTGGAAAGCCCAATGCCAATCAAAGCTACCTGAATATCAATACTATTTTGACCGCTGCTGAAATCACTGGCGCTGATGCTATTCACCCCGGTTATGGTTTTTTGGCTGAAAATGCTGAATTTGCTGAACGTGTTGAAGAAGCTGGGTTAACCTTTGTAGGTCCTACTGCAGATCATATTCGTCTGATGGGCAATAAGGTTTCCGCTATCAATGCCATGAAAAAAGCGGGTGTACCGACAGTACCAGGTTCAGTAGGTGCTGTGACACTACACAATGCTGAAGAGCAAGCACGCAATATTGGCTTTCCTTTGTTGATTAAAGCGGCATCGGGTGGCGGTGGTCGTGGTATGCGTGTGGTTGAGCGTTTTGAAGAAATTATCGGTCAAGTACAAGCGGCTAAGCAAGAAGCGGAGCTATGGTTTGGTGATGACACGGTTTATATGGAACGTTATCTACAAAACCCACGCCATGTAGAAATACAGGTGCTCGGCGACGGTAATGGCAATGCCATTCATCTATATGACAGAGATTGCTCATTACAGCGCCGTCATCAAAAAGTTTTAGAAGAAGCACCTGCCCCTGATATTCCTGACGATGTCCGTCAACCTATCTTAGATGCTTGCGTAAAAGCATGTAAGCTGGTCAACTACCGCGGTGCCGGTACTTTTGAGTTTTTATTTGAAAATAATGAATATTTCTTTATTGAGATGAACACTCGTGTGCAAGTTGAGCATACCATTACTGAGATGATTACAGGCATTGATGTGGTCGTTGAGCAATTAAAAATCGCAGCTGGCTACGGTTTATCTTATCGTCAAAGTGAGATTGAAATTCAAGGTCATGCGATTGAATGTCGTATCAATGCTGAAGATCCAGTGACGTTTATGCCTTCACCTGGTACGGTCACTCAGCTGTATTCACCTAGTGGGGCTGGTGTTCGCTTTGATTCGCATCTTTATCCTGGCTATGAGATTCCAAGTTACTATGATTCTTTGATTGGTAAGCTTATCTGTCATGGTCAAACGCGTCAGCAAGCGATCTCTAAGACGCTACAGGCACTTGATGAATTGGTTATCGAAGGTATCAAAACTAACATCCCTATGCATCGTGATGTGATTTTATCAGATGATAATTTTGTCCATGAAGCACAAAATATTCATTATCTCGAAAGAGAGCTGTTAACTGCTAATAAAGAAAAAGCTAACTTGTGAACTGATTAAATATTGGTATCAAATACCTTTATCATCAGAGCTTGTCATCATTAAAAAAACCGCTATCTGCACAGATAGCGGTTTTTTTAATGATGACTGCGATTAAAGCTAAAGTAAGGTAATTAAAGAGCATTCTACTACTATGGCAGGATTCTATTAAAATTCATAAAGCACTCTGTCCCATCAGGATCAGCACACCACTGCATCTGATTGCCATCATGATTTAAAAATGCAATCAACGCCTCATTGCTCTGATCTATCTGACTGCCTGAGCAATCTACTTCATTGTTATCATAAACGGTTTTGATAGCAATGATAGGTAGCCCCTCTTCACGGTGCGTAATCAAATAACGTCCATAAGTCCACTCTTTACCACTGACCGACCACATCTCATTATCAGCAGCAAAATTGTAAAGCTCACGGCACTGAGCGGACTTCTTTGCTGATGCAATGCGTTTTTTACTGGTATCTGGTTGAATATTAATGAGGCGTTTTTCGTTTTGTGTGAGTAGCCCTGCACCGGCGTCTATTTTGGGTTCGTTACTTTTAACCTGACTCTTATCTTTTAACACCGCTTGACGAGCCTCAGCTTCTTTGGTCATCGTGATACTACTGTTTAAATCAATCTCCCACTGTCCAGCAATCGCAGGACTAATATGTGTGGTAATGGTCGGCTTACTAACTGCTTCGCCATTTACTGGCAATGATGCCAAAATAGCAGCTAATGAAAATGAAGCAAATGAGAGAGGTTCCATAATTAACCTTGTTATTTATACTATAATAATAATAATGAATACTATGTACATTAGCGTAAGTCTTAGTCACCGAAAACACAAGTAACATTATGCTATAGTCGGTGAAAAGTAATATCGATACAACACCTACTACTGGTGCAAATTTTTCTTGCTTGCTGTGCCTACGCAGACAGAGGCTGCAAAAAATTTACACCAGCAATACGGTAGCGACTTTAAAGTATTTCAACTATATTAAGATTAAGCTTTAACCCCTCAGTGATAAGCACACTTCAGTAAAATTGCCAACTTAGTTTTAAACATTAAAAAAATAACGCCATGGCTCTCATTTGCTTATCGCAATGAGTCATGACGTTATATTTATAGAATATTAAACTTATATGCCTAAATATTTAAACTTCTGGAGTACTTATATATTAAGCAGCAGCGGTACTGACTGCTTGAGCAAAAGCTGATAATGCGCCTTTCAGCATGGCTGATACGGTACTGCTACAAGTACCAATACCTGAATATACTTCACCATCTACATTTAGCTGGATATAAGCCGCCGCATTGGCATTGGTTTTATTATCGCTATTATTATCATCGTCGATACC
This window of the Psychrobacter arcticus 273-4 genome carries:
- a CDS encoding MATE family efflux transporter, whose protein sequence is MVFPLSFVDFKSYSLRLGVLALPILITQFCQAALGVVDAIMAGQVSALDLAAVAVGSGIWLPLFLLATGILIATTPLIGEAIGQKQLDKVPHITQQSLWTAAVIGILGFIIVNLAPNVLALMGVPENIQPIATQYLHGVSFGFPAIAVYAVLRSYCEALGRPEPVTVISIIGLLADIPLNYIFIHGLFGMPEMGGAGCGVATAIVLWINVLLLAAYTSFTKRHQFASTRFFYAFASPNRAQIKKLLKLGIPIGVSIFFEASLFSLGALVISPLGELATASHQVALSVTSQLFMIPISVAMALTIMVSNHFGEKNLMALRQVQATGLIWTVLIAMACMIGVWLFRPQLAAAFTDNPVVRAQAMHLLIFALAYQLFDGWQVNVAGILRGMQDTTIPMWVTLFCYWIVALPLGIYLVRFTDIGAQGFWMALITGLFLSSILLTIRLCYQQKRLLAMWS
- the accB gene encoding acetyl-CoA carboxylase biotin carboxyl carrier protein, with protein sequence MDIEKIRTLIALMEESELVNLEISSDDEHISLTRHYDAPAPTMMAAPTAGAAPIATEAKPAMKPGSVETSPMVGVYYSAPSPNDPPFIKVGQKVQAGDTLGIIEAMKIMNPLEATQSGVIDEILVTNSEVVQFGQPIVRYKA
- the accC gene encoding acetyl-CoA carboxylase biotin carboxylase subunit translates to MIKKLLIANRGEIALRIVRACKALGIETVGVYSTADANLMHLRFVDEAICIGKPNANQSYLNINTILTAAEITGADAIHPGYGFLAENAEFAERVEEAGLTFVGPTADHIRLMGNKVSAINAMKKAGVPTVPGSVGAVTLHNAEEQARNIGFPLLIKAASGGGGRGMRVVERFEEIIGQVQAAKQEAELWFGDDTVYMERYLQNPRHVEIQVLGDGNGNAIHLYDRDCSLQRRHQKVLEEAPAPDIPDDVRQPILDACVKACKLVNYRGAGTFEFLFENNEYFFIEMNTRVQVEHTITEMITGIDVVVEQLKIAAGYGLSYRQSEIEIQGHAIECRINAEDPVTFMPSPGTVTQLYSPSGAGVRFDSHLYPGYEIPSYYDSLIGKLICHGQTRQQAISKTLQALDELVIEGIKTNIPMHRDVILSDDNFVHEAQNIHYLERELLTANKEKANL